TTCAGTAGCAGCTTGAATACTTGTTACTAGCTGGGTAATCTCCTGGGCCGCCCCTTTGGATTGTTCCGCTAGCTTGCGTATTTCTTCTGCTACAACTGTAAAGCCACGTCCGTTTTCTCCAGCTCGAGCAGCTTCAATAGCTGCATTGAGGGCTAAAAGGTTTGTCTGTTCGGAAATATTTTTAATCATATCTAACATTATGGCAATTTGTCCCGAACGCTCTCCTAATCCTTGTACCTCCTGAGCCGAAAATTCTACGGTTTTTTTAATCCTTTCCATCTGGCTTATGGCATTTGCCACTGCCTGCTGTCCTTCTATGGTCACATTTTTTGTTTGTTGAGTCTGGTTCACAATTTCTTGGTTGGAAACAGAGATATTAGTAATAGTGTTAGCTATGTCATTTAGCTTTAAAACTGCATTCTCAATACCATTTGCTTGCTCCTCAGCTCCAGTAGCTAGTTGAGCGGAAGATTTGGCCACTTGCTCAGTTACAGCGTTGGAATTAGCAGCAGTATCAGCTAAAGTCTTACTTTGCTGCAGCACTAGTTGGGCAATTTTATAGATGGAGCTAATCATATGTTGAATAGTTTGCAGCATCTTATTAGTTGAATGAGCCAATTTCTCAATTTCATCGCCAGTCTTAATCTCTATTCTCTTAGTTAAGTCTCCTCCTGCCTCGGCCATTTCGCCAAGTATTGCAGAAACTACTTGCAGTGGTTTACTATAATAACGAGCTAAGAAAATACTTAAGGTTAGGGCAAACAAACTAGCTATAAAGCTAAAGATAAAAATATTTCTGCGAAGTTTCCCTAGCTCACTTGCTATTTTATCAGCCGAAATATCTACTCCAAGAAATGCAACTATTCGTCCCTGACCATTAAAAATCGGGGCATAAGCTGATTTATAAGTACCCCACTTATCCGTATAGTACCCTTTCGTGTTTACAATTTTTCCTTGCAAAGCTTCCCGCATTTCCGGTTCTAACTCATATTCCTCCCCAATGGGAGAAGGATCTGTTGACGTATCTAAGACAAAATATCCTAAAGTATTGTTTTTTTGAGCCATTGTATAAATTGCAGCAATATCTGGATTATTTTTTTGGA
The Bacillota bacterium LX-D genome window above contains:
- a CDS encoding HAMP domain-containing methyl-accepting chemotaxis protein, translating into MKFKLSIRVKLATAFILLTIAVTTAVGSLTYCAAAKVLKNEFDNKLKGIASASALIINSDQHALFHPGDEKTIIFKQQLTKLLQVQKNNPDIAAIYTMAQKNNTLGYFVLDTSTDPSPIGEEYELEPEMREALQGKIVNTKGYYTDKWGTYKSAYAPIFNGQGRIVAFLGVDISADKIASELGKLRRNIFIFSFIASLFALTLSIFLARYYSKPLQVVSAILGEMAEAGGDLTKRIEIKTGDEIEKLAHSTNKMLQTIQHMISSIYKIAQLVLQQSKTLADTAANSNAVTEQVAKSSAQLATGAEEQANGIENAVLKLNDIANTITNISVSNQEIVNQTQQTKNVTIEGQQAVANAISQMERIKKTVEFSAQEVQGLGERSGQIAIMLDMIKNISEQTNLLALNAAIEAARAGENGRGFTVVAEEIRKLAEQSKGAAQEITQLVTSIQAATEETVDAMSASTTEVQQGMTTIQKTDRAFQHVLQSVEEITVRIAESTKAIQQIADSSRNVAGYVEDIKAITEETAASTEEIAASIQDQSAHIERLTAASQAIEQDAGELQDLIAKFKF